A region of Sulfurimonas sp. DNA encodes the following proteins:
- a CDS encoding DUF6781 family protein yields MNIEEINNDLTSSYNHRFKSVDKRVKDAVAHLSNDLKLELNNLNLSDIKSITTTILNIETSKLKNDVESLLAQKEVLERSLEKKAQELQESKYSIFNAIENSLENQTDALSKLHQVKLQSIDLYDMLSEMVESAIITALEKDSDGDIAQSTEEVIKDITYEAIKEGSLNTIRVRKILSTILQSSIDIAEATPTKAQEILNATLRGMRSGLIRSIDRFKKRLAFMPVEAKHILIEDYDTIMEDLNQSDTLFSQVIQSKASEHGLETKKLLLEINKNMRYDLQELVHISKETADLMRERFSSFAKTAVKKADTAMKSQTAQEAKRMGKQALEVARIALGSALKTAKDAIDKDKK; encoded by the coding sequence ATGAATATAGAAGAAATAAATAATGATTTAACAAGCTCTTATAACCATAGATTTAAAAGTGTTGATAAAAGAGTAAAAGATGCTGTAGCACACCTAAGTAATGACTTAAAACTTGAACTTAACAATTTAAATCTAAGTGATATCAAAAGCATAACTACAACAATTTTAAACATAGAAACTTCAAAGCTTAAAAATGATGTTGAGTCACTTTTAGCACAAAAAGAAGTTTTAGAAAGAAGTTTAGAGAAAAAAGCTCAGGAGCTTCAAGAATCAAAATACTCAATTTTTAATGCTATTGAAAATTCTCTTGAAAACCAAACAGATGCCTTGTCTAAACTACATCAAGTAAAACTTCAATCTATTGACTTATATGATATGCTAAGTGAAATGGTAGAGTCTGCTATTATCACTGCTTTAGAAAAAGATAGTGATGGAGACATAGCACAAAGCACTGAAGAAGTAATTAAAGATATAACTTACGAGGCCATCAAAGAAGGCTCACTTAATACTATACGAGTAAGAAAAATCTTATCTACAATCTTGCAATCTTCTATTGATATTGCAGAAGCTACACCAACAAAAGCACAAGAAATTTTAAATGCAACGCTAAGAGGAATGAGAAGTGGTCTTATTCGTTCTATTGATAGATTTAAAAAGCGTTTAGCTTTTATGCCTGTTGAGGCTAAACATATTCTCATAGAAGATTATGACACTATTATGGAAGATTTGAACCAATCTGACACTCTTTTCTCTCAAGTTATTCAAAGTAAAGCAAGTGAGCATGGTCTAGAAACAAAAAAATTACTTCTAGAAATAAATAAAAATATGCGTTATGATTTACAGGAGTTAGTTCATATATCTAAAGAAACTGCAGATCTTATGCGCGAAAGATTTTCTAGTTTTGCAAAAACAGCAGTTAAGAAAGCTGACACAGCTATGAAATCACAAACTGCACAAGAAGCTAAAAGAATGGGTAAACAAGCGCTAGAAGTAGCTCGTATTGCCTTAGGCAGTGCTTTAAAAACAGCTAAAGATGCCATAGATAAAGATAAAAAATAG
- a CDS encoding DUF302 domain-containing protein, translating to MNLIKNILSVIGAIILVGMLVAYVKFDLGDKMTKVSKLDPRAMGAYMDMFNKVLDTGSSADAMIRKVKINPEVSTEDVIESMKSIATDANMLQVGDSRMAEEYDHAGKRQRYIRILHYCSPSIAKTFIDYSEAFGAFMPCRILIVEDDNGDRWLVTMAMELMLYGGHKLPPEMMEKAEHVRDTMYKMMDLGAEGDF from the coding sequence ATGAATCTAATAAAAAATATTTTAAGTGTTATAGGTGCAATTATTCTTGTAGGGATGCTTGTAGCATACGTTAAGTTTGATCTAGGTGATAAAATGACTAAGGTTTCAAAACTTGACCCTAGAGCTATGGGCGCATACATGGATATGTTTAACAAGGTTTTAGACACTGGAAGTTCAGCAGATGCAATGATAAGAAAAGTTAAAATTAATCCTGAAGTATCTACTGAAGATGTAATAGAGTCGATGAAAAGTATAGCTACCGATGCAAATATGCTTCAAGTTGGTGATTCCAGAATGGCAGAAGAATATGACCATGCGGGTAAAAGACAGAGATATATCAGAATACTTCACTATTGTTCTCCAAGTATCGCAAAAACATTTATTGACTATTCAGAAGCTTTTGGTGCATTTATGCCTTGTAGAATCCTTATAGTTGAAGATGATAATGGAGACAGATGGTTAGTTACAATGGCAATGGAACTAATGTTATATGGTGGACACAAATTGCCTCCTGAGATGATGGAAAAAGCTGAACATGTTAGAGACACTATGTACAAGATGATGGATTTAGGCGCTGAGGGAGATTTTTAG
- a CDS encoding FAD/NAD(P)-binding oxidoreductase, which translates to MAISRRKALQLSGIAVAATAVAGCSSSNGPQSNTNPDKETNSADYKAPIADSKNPRVVVVGGGWSGLSIAKYTKIFAPNSDVILVEQRYEFISGPMSNLWLVDKVDLEYLVHDYLQAARENNYTYFHATAIDLDKEKRILKTSNGDISFDHLVFAPGIDYDYSRWTNDIAFETRLRQEYPAGFIPGSEHITLKNKILNFKGGNFILTVPSGNYRCLPAPYERACIIADYFKEKKLDAKVILLDENNTITIKKDGFLSAFDELYSDYIEYMPNTIIINIDLDNKIVETEFDEIKFEDAAFYPHVRGAKILEKVGIAKDAKNMLEGDINPLTYEVNGLKDIYVTGDSRPMGFSKSGNTSNSEGHFVAKLIAQKINKTPVLKWESPTTVCFSIVDTNPERAIYIYSQYEYNKTNKTFSFANTSSSENWKKDGLSNGHSVYKWANALYGDMFTK; encoded by the coding sequence ATGGCTATATCAAGAAGAAAAGCCTTACAACTTTCTGGCATAGCTGTTGCTGCAACAGCTGTTGCAGGATGTTCTAGTTCAAATGGCCCGCAATCAAATACAAACCCCGATAAAGAGACTAATTCAGCTGATTATAAAGCTCCAATTGCTGATTCAAAGAATCCTAGAGTAGTTGTTGTAGGTGGCGGTTGGTCAGGACTATCAATCGCAAAATATACAAAGATATTTGCTCCAAATTCAGATGTGATTTTAGTTGAGCAGAGATATGAGTTTATATCAGGTCCAATGAGTAATTTGTGGTTAGTCGATAAGGTGGATTTAGAGTATTTAGTTCATGATTATCTTCAAGCTGCAAGAGAAAATAATTACACATATTTTCATGCAACTGCAATAGATCTTGATAAAGAAAAGCGTATTTTAAAAACAAGCAATGGCGATATTAGTTTTGATCATTTAGTTTTTGCACCAGGTATCGATTATGATTATTCAAGATGGACAAATGATATCGCATTTGAAACAAGACTTAGACAAGAGTACCCAGCAGGTTTTATACCTGGATCTGAACATATAACATTAAAAAATAAAATTCTGAACTTTAAGGGTGGTAACTTTATTCTTACAGTTCCAAGTGGAAACTATAGATGCTTGCCTGCTCCTTACGAGAGAGCCTGTATTATTGCAGATTATTTCAAAGAGAAAAAGTTAGATGCCAAAGTTATATTGTTAGACGAAAATAATACAATAACTATTAAAAAAGATGGTTTTCTATCAGCATTTGATGAACTTTATAGTGATTATATTGAATATATGCCTAATACAATTATTATAAATATCGATTTGGATAACAAAATAGTTGAGACAGAGTTTGATGAGATTAAGTTTGAAGATGCTGCATTTTATCCACATGTTAGAGGTGCAAAGATTTTAGAGAAAGTTGGAATTGCCAAAGATGCAAAGAATATGCTTGAAGGAGATATTAATCCTCTGACATATGAGGTAAATGGTTTAAAAGATATTTATGTTACTGGTGACTCCAGACCAATGGGATTTTCTAAATCTGGAAATACTTCAAATTCTGAAGGTCATTTTGTTGCGAAACTAATAGCTCAAAAGATTAATAAAACTCCAGTTCTAAAATGGGAATCACCAACTACAGTTTGCTTTTCAATAGTTGATACTAACCCAGAAAGGGCGATATATATATACTCACAATACGAGTATAACAAGACAAATAAAACATTTAGTTTTGCAAATACTTCAAGCAGTGAAAACTGGAAAAAAGATGGTCTATCTAATGGACACTCTGTATATAAATGGGCTAATGCTCTATATGGAGATATGTTCACTAAGTAA
- a CDS encoding DUF302 domain-containing protein has product MNSMIKNLVVALFLVTGVVANAVQDIQIYTADNSKGKITGATIEKAFADAGFLISGNNDMNIAFKSKFQKTNHKMYHLFTLYRKDYALELIKLTPKAALFTPLSMSFYMNNGSNNISISSISLEGMAKVTGISVKNKHMIAYSKLVRDTLANALPNGHFEKTSYKVIDPKGELITRFTYEMELDEGNDADAIEEELEGIQEEMESSLETVGFVIAGFNKLGDEFKEVGYAKYDFFDAYSICKLPVIFEVAIAHPEAGAFAPCTFYMYKEKGSKTIHMAYPSVYNWLKSLNITDKSSIKVLEDAQKLMIEVVNEVTE; this is encoded by the coding sequence ATGAATTCAATGATTAAAAATTTAGTCGTAGCACTATTCTTAGTGACTGGAGTAGTGGCAAATGCAGTACAAGATATTCAGATTTATACAGCTGATAATTCAAAGGGTAAAATTACAGGAGCTACAATTGAGAAAGCTTTTGCAGATGCAGGGTTTTTAATTTCTGGAAATAATGATATGAATATAGCATTTAAATCAAAGTTCCAAAAAACAAATCATAAGATGTACCATCTTTTTACGCTTTATAGAAAAGATTATGCTTTGGAATTAATTAAATTAACGCCGAAAGCTGCGTTATTTACACCTTTAAGCATGTCATTCTACATGAATAATGGCTCAAATAATATTTCCATTTCATCTATATCATTAGAAGGTATGGCAAAAGTTACTGGTATATCAGTTAAGAATAAACATATGATAGCGTATAGCAAACTTGTTAGAGACACTCTTGCAAATGCTCTTCCAAATGGTCATTTTGAAAAAACTTCATACAAAGTCATAGATCCTAAGGGTGAATTAATTACCAGATTTACTTACGAGATGGAACTTGATGAGGGAAATGATGCTGATGCTATAGAAGAAGAGCTAGAGGGAATTCAAGAAGAGATGGAAAGTTCACTTGAAACTGTTGGATTTGTAATTGCAGGTTTCAATAAACTAGGTGATGAATTTAAAGAAGTTGGATATGCTAAATATGACTTTTTTGATGCATACTCTATTTGTAAACTTCCGGTTATTTTTGAAGTTGCTATAGCTCATCCAGAAGCTGGTGCATTCGCTCCTTGCACATTTTATATGTATAAAGAAAAAGGTTCTAAAACAATTCATATGGCGTATCCGTCTGTATATAACTGGTTAAAATCTTTAAATATTACAGACAAATCATCTATAAAAGTTTTAGAAGACGCTCAAAAACTTATGATAGAAGTAGTTAACGAAGTTACAGAGTAA
- a CDS encoding MOSC domain-containing protein, with the protein MSLLPVGKILELFYSTHDGRVNTDKLALDDKGVIEDKYYNKNIQRSVLITSNDSYELAASNGIKAPYSALGENLLIDYNPYHLKPGARLSIGNLVLEITQNCTLCKSLAKIDAKLPKLLKDDRGVFAKVISSGTIHKGDNIYLLDEIEKVS; encoded by the coding sequence ATGTCATTACTTCCAGTTGGAAAAATATTAGAATTATTTTATTCTACTCATGATGGTAGAGTTAATACAGATAAGTTGGCTCTTGATGACAAGGGCGTAATAGAAGATAAATATTATAATAAAAATATACAAAGGTCAGTTTTAATAACTTCTAATGATAGTTATGAGCTAGCTGCTAGCAATGGTATAAAAGCACCCTATAGTGCACTTGGAGAAAATCTATTGATAGATTATAATCCTTACCATTTAAAACCAGGAGCAAGACTAAGTATTGGGAACCTCGTATTGGAGATAACTCAAAACTGTACACTTTGTAAAAGTTTAGCAAAGATAGATGCGAAATTACCAAAATTACTTAAAGATGATAGAGGTGTTTTTGCAAAAGTTATCAGTAGCGGAACAATACACAAAGGTGATAATATTTATCTTCTAGATGAGATAGAAAAAGTTTCATAA
- a CDS encoding thioredoxin family protein produces the protein MIKILFILVAIFTISGADNINIDAMVDKAEKSHKHVLIFLHKPNCSYCETMIEFTLPDKKIVQNIKKNFIFVDIDIGDSGYVTFEDFKGTKQEFAISIGYNFYPSSIFIDENREIVYAKPGYKDEDEFLHILRFVQSRSYEKMSIEDFK, from the coding sequence ATGATTAAGATTCTTTTTATATTAGTAGCCATTTTTACTATTAGTGGCGCTGATAACATCAATATAGATGCAATGGTTGATAAAGCAGAGAAATCACACAAGCATGTGTTGATTTTTTTGCATAAACCAAATTGTAGTTATTGTGAAACAATGATTGAATTTACACTACCTGATAAAAAAATAGTGCAAAATATCAAAAAAAACTTTATTTTTGTTGATATAGATATAGGAGATAGCGGTTATGTTACCTTTGAAGACTTTAAGGGTACTAAACAAGAATTTGCTATAAGTATAGGTTATAATTTTTACCCAAGCTCTATCTTTATAGATGAAAACAGAGAGATAGTTTACGCTAAACCTGGATATAAAGATGAAGATGAGTTTTTACATATTTTGCGCTTTGTACAGAGCCGCTCTTATGAGAAAATGAGCATAGAAGATTTTAAATAA